The following proteins come from a genomic window of Ailuropoda melanoleuca isolate Jingjing chromosome 2, ASM200744v2, whole genome shotgun sequence:
- the HORMAD1 gene encoding HORMA domain-containing protein 1 isoform X3, whose translation MATAQLRRTSMSALVFPNKISTEQQSLVLVKRLLAVSVSCITYLRGIFPECAYGTRYLDDLCVKILREDKNCPGSTQLVKWMLGCYDALQKKYLRMVVLAVYTNPEDPQAISECYQFKFKYTNNGPIMDFISKNQSSESSMSSADTKKASILLIRKIYILMQNLGPLPNDVCLTMKLFYYDEVTPPDYQPPGFKDGDCEGVIFEGEPMYLNVGEVPTPFHTFKVKVTTERERMENIDSAILSPKQLKTPLQTILVDTDDVEEEQEHYTSDDFDIETKMEEQKKHPGSSELGEPSLVCEEDEIMRSKESLDLSISHSQVEQLVSKTYELDVSESKTRSGKIFQNKMVLHHFDSSSQESVPKRRKFSEPKEHI comes from the exons ATGGCCACTGCACAATTGCGAAGAACTTCCATG AGTGCATTGGTGTTTCCCAATAAGATATCAACAGAACAACAGTCCTTAGTATTAGTGAAGAGGCTCCTAGCAGTTTCAGTATCCTGCATCACATATTTGAGAGGAATATTTCCGGAATGTGCTTATGGAACAAGATACCTAGATG ATCTTTGTGTCAAAATTCTGAGAGAAGATAAAAACTGTCCAGGATCTACACAGTTAGTGAAGTG gaTGCTAGGATGCTATGatgctttacaaaaaaaatac CTAAGGATGGTTGTTCTAgct gtataCACCAATCCAGAAGACCCTCAG GCGATTTCAGAATGTTAccaatttaaattcaagtatactAATAACGGACCAATCATGGACTTCataag TAAAAACCAAAGCAGTGAATCTAGTATGTCATCTGCTGACACCAAGAAAGCAAGTATTCTCCTCATTCGCAAGATTTATATTCTAATGCAAAATCTGGGACCTTTACCTAATGATGTTTGTTTGACCATGAAACTTTTTTACTACGATGAAG TTACACCTCCAGATTACCAGCCTCCTGGTTTTAAGGATGGTGATTGTGAAGGAGTGATATTTGAAGGGGAGCCTATGTACTTAAATGTGGGAGAAGTCCCAACACCTTTTCACACCTTCAAAGTAAAAGTGACTACTGAGAGAGAACGAATGGAAAATATTGATTCAGCTATATTATcaccaaaacaattaaaaacaccACTTCAAACAATTCTCGTGGACACAGATGACGTAGAAGAAGAACAGGAGCACTACACAAGT GATGATTTTGACATTGAAACTAAAATGGAAGAGCAGAAAAAACACCCTGGATCTTCTGAACTTGGAg aaccaAGTTTAGTTTGTGAGGAAGATGAAATTATGAGGTCTAAAGAAAGTCTAGATCTTTCAATTTCTCATTCTCAG GTTGAACAGTTAGTCAGTAAAACATATGAACTTGATGTGTCTGAAAGCAAAACAAGAAGTGGAAAAATCTTTCAGAATAAAATG GTCCTTCATCACTTTGATTCTTCTAGTCAAGAGTCAGtgccaaaaagaagaaagtttagtGAACCAAAGgagcatatataa
- the HORMAD1 gene encoding HORMA domain-containing protein 1 isoform X2, with protein MATAQLRRTSMSALVFPNKISTEQQSLVLVKRLLAVSVSCITYLRGIFPECAYGTRYLDDLCVKILREDKNCPGSTQLVKWMLGCYDALQKKYLRMVVLAVYTNPEDPQAISECYQFKFKYTNNGPIMDFISKNQSSESSMSSADTKKASILLIRKIYILMQNLGPLPNDVCLTMKLFYYDEVTPPDYQPPGFKDGDCEGVIFEGEPMYLNVGEVPTPFHTFKVKVTTERERMENIDSAILSPKQLKTPLQTILVDTDDVEEEQEHYTSDDFDIETKMEEQKKHPGSSELGEPSLVCEEDEIMRSKESLDLSISHSQVEQLVSKTYELDVSESKTRSGKIFQNKMLFLDPSTSHLIVLECAATVNTPATQMDQQKRL; from the exons ATGGCCACTGCACAATTGCGAAGAACTTCCATG AGTGCATTGGTGTTTCCCAATAAGATATCAACAGAACAACAGTCCTTAGTATTAGTGAAGAGGCTCCTAGCAGTTTCAGTATCCTGCATCACATATTTGAGAGGAATATTTCCGGAATGTGCTTATGGAACAAGATACCTAGATG ATCTTTGTGTCAAAATTCTGAGAGAAGATAAAAACTGTCCAGGATCTACACAGTTAGTGAAGTG gaTGCTAGGATGCTATGatgctttacaaaaaaaatac CTAAGGATGGTTGTTCTAgct gtataCACCAATCCAGAAGACCCTCAG GCGATTTCAGAATGTTAccaatttaaattcaagtatactAATAACGGACCAATCATGGACTTCataag TAAAAACCAAAGCAGTGAATCTAGTATGTCATCTGCTGACACCAAGAAAGCAAGTATTCTCCTCATTCGCAAGATTTATATTCTAATGCAAAATCTGGGACCTTTACCTAATGATGTTTGTTTGACCATGAAACTTTTTTACTACGATGAAG TTACACCTCCAGATTACCAGCCTCCTGGTTTTAAGGATGGTGATTGTGAAGGAGTGATATTTGAAGGGGAGCCTATGTACTTAAATGTGGGAGAAGTCCCAACACCTTTTCACACCTTCAAAGTAAAAGTGACTACTGAGAGAGAACGAATGGAAAATATTGATTCAGCTATATTATcaccaaaacaattaaaaacaccACTTCAAACAATTCTCGTGGACACAGATGACGTAGAAGAAGAACAGGAGCACTACACAAGT GATGATTTTGACATTGAAACTAAAATGGAAGAGCAGAAAAAACACCCTGGATCTTCTGAACTTGGAg aaccaAGTTTAGTTTGTGAGGAAGATGAAATTATGAGGTCTAAAGAAAGTCTAGATCTTTCAATTTCTCATTCTCAG GTTGAACAGTTAGTCAGTAAAACATATGAACTTGATGTGTCTGAAAGCAAAACAAGAAGTGGAAAAATCTTTCAGAATAAAATG CTTTTTTTGGATCCCAGCACATCTCACCTAATTGTCCTAGAATGCGCTGCTACAGTTAACACACCTGCTACACAGATGGACCAACAAAAACGTTTGTAG
- the HORMAD1 gene encoding HORMA domain-containing protein 1 isoform X1: MATAQLRRTSMSALVFPNKISTEQQSLVLVKRLLAVSVSCITYLRGIFPECAYGTRYLDDLCVKILREDKNCPGSTQLVKWMLGCYDALQKKYLRMVVLAVYTNPEDPQAISECYQFKFKYTNNGPIMDFISKNQSSESSMSSADTKKASILLIRKIYILMQNLGPLPNDVCLTMKLFYYDEVTPPDYQPPGFKDGDCEGVIFEGEPMYLNVGEVPTPFHTFKVKVTTERERMENIDSAILSPKQLKTPLQTILVDTDDVEEEQEHYTSDDFDIETKMEEQKKHPGSSELGEPSLVCEEDEIMRSKESLDLSISHSQVEQLVSKTYELDVSESKTRSGKIFQNKMANGNQPVKSSKENRKRSQLEPGKTVLHHFDSSSQESVPKRRKFSEPKEHI; the protein is encoded by the exons ATGGCCACTGCACAATTGCGAAGAACTTCCATG AGTGCATTGGTGTTTCCCAATAAGATATCAACAGAACAACAGTCCTTAGTATTAGTGAAGAGGCTCCTAGCAGTTTCAGTATCCTGCATCACATATTTGAGAGGAATATTTCCGGAATGTGCTTATGGAACAAGATACCTAGATG ATCTTTGTGTCAAAATTCTGAGAGAAGATAAAAACTGTCCAGGATCTACACAGTTAGTGAAGTG gaTGCTAGGATGCTATGatgctttacaaaaaaaatac CTAAGGATGGTTGTTCTAgct gtataCACCAATCCAGAAGACCCTCAG GCGATTTCAGAATGTTAccaatttaaattcaagtatactAATAACGGACCAATCATGGACTTCataag TAAAAACCAAAGCAGTGAATCTAGTATGTCATCTGCTGACACCAAGAAAGCAAGTATTCTCCTCATTCGCAAGATTTATATTCTAATGCAAAATCTGGGACCTTTACCTAATGATGTTTGTTTGACCATGAAACTTTTTTACTACGATGAAG TTACACCTCCAGATTACCAGCCTCCTGGTTTTAAGGATGGTGATTGTGAAGGAGTGATATTTGAAGGGGAGCCTATGTACTTAAATGTGGGAGAAGTCCCAACACCTTTTCACACCTTCAAAGTAAAAGTGACTACTGAGAGAGAACGAATGGAAAATATTGATTCAGCTATATTATcaccaaaacaattaaaaacaccACTTCAAACAATTCTCGTGGACACAGATGACGTAGAAGAAGAACAGGAGCACTACACAAGT GATGATTTTGACATTGAAACTAAAATGGAAGAGCAGAAAAAACACCCTGGATCTTCTGAACTTGGAg aaccaAGTTTAGTTTGTGAGGAAGATGAAATTATGAGGTCTAAAGAAAGTCTAGATCTTTCAATTTCTCATTCTCAG GTTGAACAGTTAGTCAGTAAAACATATGAACTTGATGTGTCTGAAAGCAAAACAAGAAGTGGAAAAATCTTTCAGAATAAAATG GCTAATGGAAATCAGCCAGTAAAATCTTCTAAAGAAAATCGGAAGAGAAGTCAGCTCGAACCTGGGAAAACA GTCCTTCATCACTTTGATTCTTCTAGTCAAGAGTCAGtgccaaaaagaagaaagtttagtGAACCAAAGgagcatatataa
- the HORMAD1 gene encoding HORMA domain-containing protein 1 isoform X4 codes for MCLWNKIPRWMLGCYDALQKKYLRMVVLAVYTNPEDPQAISECYQFKFKYTNNGPIMDFISKNQSSESSMSSADTKKASILLIRKIYILMQNLGPLPNDVCLTMKLFYYDEVTPPDYQPPGFKDGDCEGVIFEGEPMYLNVGEVPTPFHTFKVKVTTERERMENIDSAILSPKQLKTPLQTILVDTDDVEEEQEHYTSDDFDIETKMEEQKKHPGSSELGEPSLVCEEDEIMRSKESLDLSISHSQVEQLVSKTYELDVSESKTRSGKIFQNKMANGNQPVKSSKENRKRSQLEPGKTVLHHFDSSSQESVPKRRKFSEPKEHI; via the exons ATGTGCTTATGGAACAAGATACCTAGATG gaTGCTAGGATGCTATGatgctttacaaaaaaaatac CTAAGGATGGTTGTTCTAgct gtataCACCAATCCAGAAGACCCTCAG GCGATTTCAGAATGTTAccaatttaaattcaagtatactAATAACGGACCAATCATGGACTTCataag TAAAAACCAAAGCAGTGAATCTAGTATGTCATCTGCTGACACCAAGAAAGCAAGTATTCTCCTCATTCGCAAGATTTATATTCTAATGCAAAATCTGGGACCTTTACCTAATGATGTTTGTTTGACCATGAAACTTTTTTACTACGATGAAG TTACACCTCCAGATTACCAGCCTCCTGGTTTTAAGGATGGTGATTGTGAAGGAGTGATATTTGAAGGGGAGCCTATGTACTTAAATGTGGGAGAAGTCCCAACACCTTTTCACACCTTCAAAGTAAAAGTGACTACTGAGAGAGAACGAATGGAAAATATTGATTCAGCTATATTATcaccaaaacaattaaaaacaccACTTCAAACAATTCTCGTGGACACAGATGACGTAGAAGAAGAACAGGAGCACTACACAAGT GATGATTTTGACATTGAAACTAAAATGGAAGAGCAGAAAAAACACCCTGGATCTTCTGAACTTGGAg aaccaAGTTTAGTTTGTGAGGAAGATGAAATTATGAGGTCTAAAGAAAGTCTAGATCTTTCAATTTCTCATTCTCAG GTTGAACAGTTAGTCAGTAAAACATATGAACTTGATGTGTCTGAAAGCAAAACAAGAAGTGGAAAAATCTTTCAGAATAAAATG GCTAATGGAAATCAGCCAGTAAAATCTTCTAAAGAAAATCGGAAGAGAAGTCAGCTCGAACCTGGGAAAACA GTCCTTCATCACTTTGATTCTTCTAGTCAAGAGTCAGtgccaaaaagaagaaagtttagtGAACCAAAGgagcatatataa